The Streptomyces sp. NBC_01268 genome segment CGTCGGAGATCTTCAGCTCGCGTACGAGGAGGTCGAGGACGTAGGGGTCGATGGACTCCTCGACCTCCAGGCGCACCGGCGGTCCGAAGCGGCGGCGCATGAGCTCCTTCTCCAGGGCCTGGAGCAGGTTCTCGGCGTCGTCCTCCTCGACTTCGAGGTCCTCGTTGCGGGTCACCCGGAACATGTGGTGGGCGAGCACCTCCATGCCGGGGAAGAGCTCCTCCAGGTGGGCGGCGATGACGTCCTCCAGCGGGACGTACCGCTCGGGGGAGGCCTCCAGGAAGCGCGAGAGCAGCGGCGGGACCTTGACGCGGGCGAAGTGGCGGTGGCCGCTGACGGGGTTGCGGACGACGACCGCGAGGTTGAGGGAGAGCCCGGAGATGTACGGGAAGGGGTGGGCGGGGTCCACGGCCAGCGGGGTGAGGACGGGGAAGATCTGCTGCCGGAACAGGGTGAAGAGGCGGGCCTGCTCCTTCTCCGTGAGCTCGGGCCAGCGGATGAGGTGGATGCCCTCGTCGGCGAGGGCCGGGGCGACGTCCTGCTGGTAGCAGGCGGCGTGCCGGGCCATGAGCTCGCGCGAGCGGGTCCAGATGAGGTCGAGCACCTCGCGGGGCTGCAGGCCGGAGGCGGAGCGGGTGGCGACTCCGGTGGCGATGCGGCGCTTGAGGCCGGCGACGCGGACCATGAAGAACTCGTCGAGGTTCGACGCGAAGATCGCGAGGAAGTTCGCCCGTTCGAGGAGGGGCGTGTGGGGGTCCTCGGCGAGTTCGAGCACCCGCTCGTTGAACGCGAGCCAGCTGCGCTCCCGGTCGAGGAAGCGGCCCTGGGGGAGTTCCCCGGCGCTGTCGTCGTCCTCGTACGTGTCGAGGTCGGCGTCCAGATCGGGTTCGAGGTCGCTGGTGGCCGCGCCATTGACGGCGTGCGGCCGGTGAGCGGCTATGGATCCCAGGGAGGGCTGGGGGGATTTCGCGGACGCCTTCGAGGACGCCTTCGCGGACGGCTGGACCGGGACCTCGGCGGGCTGCTGGCTCATGGTCCCATTCTTCCGCGCGAAGGGCTGGTGGGGCGCGTCGGAGCGGGCCGTGGGGGAGGGAAGTCTCCCCTTGGGAAGAGCGGGCACGGAGCGCTTCATTGCGTGAGCGTCGCAAGCGCGTCTGAATGGCCGGTAACGAGGACGTGTCCTCCCGGAATCGGGGGCGGGGCCGCATGGACCCCGCCACCTGCGTTTCTGTCGGCGCCGGGCGCCGCTCGACCGGGGGTGCGCGCTACGGGTGCCGGGCGCGCAGGACGCGGAAGGCCGCGAGGAGCGCGAGGGCGGCGAGGGCGAGGAGGATGCCGGTCTCGGCGAGCTGGGTGGGCCAGAAGTGGGACTGCGGGTGGTAGTCGAGGTACTGGCCGGTGACGTTCTTGGCGGCCCAGCACTCCTCGGGGGTGTCCCCCGGTCCGTAGCAGGACCACTGCTCGATGCGGTGCCCGTCGCGGGTGAGCAGGCCCGTGTCCATCATGAGTCCGCCGTCGGGGACGAGGAGCGGACCCGTGGCCCGGGAGACGGGGCCGGTGATCGTCTCGACGCCGAGCAGGCTCCAGCGCAGGCTGCCGAGGACGAACATGACCAGGCCCACGACGAGGCCGGTGACGGACATCGCGAGGAGGGTGCGCCGGACGAGCTGGCCGACCAGGGTGCCGACGGCGACGGCGGCGAGGACGTAGCCGACGAGCACGATCCCGGTGCCCTCGTACGTTCCCCGGTCGCCCCAGCCGGACGGGTACGTGCCCGAGACGTGGCCCCAGCCGAGCCGGTAGACGCCGATGAGGGCGAGGGCGGCCGCCACGGCGACGACGCCGGCGGTGACGACCTTGGCGCGCAGCCAGGCCGCCGGGGTGACGGACTGGGTGAGGGCGAGCCGGTACGTGCCGGACTCGAACTCGCGGGCCACCAGGGGGCCGGCCACGAAGGCGCCGGCGAGCAGGGGAAGCAGGAGCAGGCACGTGCCCGCGTACTCGACGGCGAGGCGCAGCACCTCGTAGGCGTGGCTCTCGTCGGACGGGGCCCAGGAGCCGTCCGGGAGGAGGACGTCGGGGTGCTGGGCGGCCCAGATCCGCAGGCCGCCGATGACGGCGAGGGAGAAGGCGACGGCGCCGGCCACCAGCCAGAGCGTGCGCCGGTACTGGCGGACCGTCACCCAGGACGACCCCTTCAGGGCGAGAGTGCTCACGCGGCGGCTCCTTCGACGGTGCGGAGGTGGGCGAGGAGGAGGTCCTCCAGGGTGGGCTCGGCGGCCTCCCACCGGCCGTCGAGGGGGCCCTCGCGGCGGACCAGGGCGGTGAGCTGACGGCCCGTCGTGCGGGTGTCGACCACGGTGTGCGGGGCGAGGTCGGCGACGGGACCGGTGAGCAGGGTGTGCTCCGCGAGCAGGTCGTCGACGTCGCCGGCGAGGCGGATGCGGCCGCCGGCGAGCAGCAGGAGGTGGTCGCAGGTGCCCTCCAGCTCGGTGAGGATGTGCGAGGACATGACGACGGTGGTGCCGCGTTCGGCGGCGTCGGCCATGAGCAGGCCCATCAGCCGGTGCCGGGCGAGCGGGTCGAGGTCGGCCATCGGCTCGTCCAGGAGGAGCAGTTCGGGGCGCTTGCCGAGGGCGAGCGCGAGGGCGACGCGGGTGCGCTGCCCGCCGGAGAGCTCGCGGACGAGGGCGCGCGGGTCGAGCTCGTCGGCGAGGACCTCGCGGGCGGCGGTCCCGTCCCAGCGGCCGGGGTTGAGCTCGCGGCCCATGCGCAGGGTGTCGGCGACGGTGAGCCGGGGGTGCAGCGGCTTGTCCTGGGCGACGTACGCCAGGCGCTCGCGGGGCGGCGCCGTGATCGTGCCCTCGGTCGGCCGGAGCAGGCCCGCGGCGAGGCCCAGGAGGCTGGACTTGCCGGCGCCGTTGGGGCCGACGAGGGCGCAGACGCGGCCGGCGGGAAGGGTGAGGGAGCAGTCGCGCAGGGCCCAGGGCCGGGCGCGTCCTCCGTACCGTATGCCGAGGCCGGCGGCCTCCAACGCCGTCGTGGTGCTCATGCGTCGTCCCCCTTGTAGAACGTGTCCAGTACGGATGTGAAGAGCGCGGCGACGTCCTCGCGGCCGAGGCCTTCGGCGCGGGCCCGGCGGGTCCAGTCGGCGAGTTCGCCGCGCAGCGGCGAGTCGGCGGGGCCGGTGCCGAGGGTGGCGCGGACGAAGGTGCCGAGGCCGCGGCGGGCCTCGACGAGGCCCTCGCGTTCGAGCTCGCGGTAGGCCTTGAGGACCGTGTTGGGGTTGATGGCCGTGGCCTCGACGACCTCACGTGCGGTGGGCAGGCGGTCGCCGGGTTCCAGGAGGCCCATGCGCAGGGCCTGTTTGGTCTGCTGGACGATCTGGAGGTACGTGGCGACGCCGCTGCGCCGGTCGATGCGGTAGGCGAGCACGGGCTCTTCCACCACCCTTTCACTAATCAAGTAGTGAAAGGGTGGTGCAAAGAAGGGGGCGGTGTCAACCGCCCCCTTCTGGGAAGGAGTTCAGGACCCCGTGTCGGGGTTCAGGACCCCGTGCCGGGGTCTCAGGACTCCGTGCGGTACATCAGGTCCACCTCGTGGGTCCGGAAGCCGAGGCGCTCGTAGACCGTCACCGCCGCCGTGTTGTCGGCGTCCACGTACAGCATCGCCGTGGGCAGGGTCTGGGCCGCGAGGTGCCGCAGGCCGGTCGCGGTCAGGGCCTTGCCCAGGCCGCCGCCCTGCGCGTCGGGCAGGACGCCGACGACGTACACCTCGCCCAGCTGCTCCTCCGCGTGGACCTTGGTCCAGTGGAAGCCGACCAGCCGCCCGTCCTTCTCCGCGAGGAAGAAGCCCTTCGGGTCGAACCAGGGCTCCGCCATCCGGTCGTCCAGGTCCCGCTGGGTCAGCGAGCCCTGTTCGGGGTGGTGGGCGAAGGCGGCCGCGTTGACCGCGAGCCAGGCCGCGTCGTCCTGGCCGGGCACGAACGTGCGGACGGTGACGCCCTCGGGCAGCACCGGCTCCGGGATGTCCAGCGGCACCAGCGGACGGCGCAGCTGGCGCAGTTCGCGGAACAGCGTCAGGCCGAGGACCTGCGCGAGGTGGCGGGCCGCCGACTTGCCGCCGTGCGCCCACACCCGCAGCCGCTTGCCGGAGGCGTCGAGCAGGGCGCTGCCCAGGGCCCGGCCGTGGCCGCGGCCGCGGTGCGAGGGGTGCACGACCAGCTCGGCCGCGGGGGCCTCGACCGGGTCGGTCTCCTCCAACTGGGCGTAGCCGTACAGCCTGGGGCCGACCGTGAGGAGGAAGTGGCGGACGCCCTCGCGGCGCCCGTGGCGCAGGTAGAGCCGGCCCTGCTCGGACACGGCGTGCATGCCGTCGGCGCGGTCGGCGGCTTCCAGGAGGTCGAGGACCGCCGTGACCTGCTCGGGGTTCAGTTCTTCGTAACTGTTGATCTGCCGTCCCGGTTCAAGGGCCGGCGCCGCGTCGGAAGTCATGGTGACGAGCCTACGGCCGGGGCGCGCCGCCTTGGGGCAGATCAATGGCAACCAGCTCGTAACCAGCCGACCCCTGTTGCGCTACGCGCGTTGACTCTAGGCTGCGGCTCGCAGGACAGATCGGGATTCAAGGGGAGCGGATGGCAGCGAAGCGGTCGAAGCAGAACAGGGCGGGGCGGCGGATACTCGTCGCCGGGGCGGGGCTGGCCACCATCGGTGCGCTCGTCGCCGCGATGCCCGCCGGCGCGTCGCAGGACGACGTGAGCGCCGCGGGCGCGTCGTACGGCACCAACGGCAAGGGCTGGGGGCGGATGGTCGACGTCCAGCTGCTCTCCTTCAACGACCTGCACGGCAACCTGGAGCCCCCGGCCGGCTCCTCCGGCCAGGTCACGCAGACCAACCCGGACGGCACCACCACCAAGATCGACGCCGGCGGTGTCGAGTACCTGGCCACGCACCTGCGCCAGGCCCGTCAGGGGAATCGTTACTCCATCACGGCCGCGGCCGGTGACCTGATCGGTGCCTCGCCGCTTCTCTCGGGCCTCTTCCACGACGAGCCCACCATCGGCGCGCTCAACAAGCTGGACCTCGACGTCACCTCGGTCGGCAACCACGAGTTCGACGAGGGCGCGCGCGAGCTGGCCCGCATGCAGGACGGCGGCTGTCACCCGACCGCCGGCTGCTTCGTCGAGGGCAAGAAGTTCGGGGGCGCCGACTTCCCGTACCTCGCGGCCAACGTGACGAACGAGAAGACCGGCAAGCCGCTGCTCGACCCGTACTTCATCTGGGAGAAGGACGGCGTCAAGATCGGCTTCATCGGCGTGACCCTGGAGGGCACCCCGAACGTCGTCACCGCCGAGGGCGTCAAGGGCCTGAAGTTCGGCGACGAGGTCGAGACGATCAACAAGTACACGAAGGTCCTGGAGCGCAAGGGCGTCAAGTCCATCGTCGCCCTGGTCCACGAGGGCGGCATGCCGGCCTCGGCCTCGTACAACTACAACTGCGACGGTGACGGCGACGGTGACGGCGAGGGCGTCTCCGGCGCGATCGTCGACATCGCGAAGAACGTCTCGCCCCAGGTCGACGCGCTGGTGACCGGCCACACCCACCAGGCGTACGTGTGCAGCATCCCCGACCCGTCGGGCAAGCCGCGCCTGGTCACCTCGGCGTCCTCGTTCGGCAAGCTGTACACCGACACGACGCTGACCTACGACCGCCGCACCAAGGACATCGTCCGCACCGCGGTCGCCTCGGCCAACCACGTCGTCTCGCGTGACGTCCCGAAGGCCGCGGACATCACCCAGCTCATCGAGGACTGGAAGACGCTCGCCGCTCCGGTCGCCAACCGCCCGCAGGGCTACATCGCCGCCGACATCAACGGCCGCGGCTCCACGGCGTACGAGAAGCCGCTCGGCGACCTGATCGCCGACGCGCAGCTGGAGGGCCTGGCCCCGGCGGACAAGGGCGGCGCCCAGGTCGCGC includes the following:
- a CDS encoding ABC transporter permease encodes the protein MSTLALKGSSWVTVRQYRRTLWLVAGAVAFSLAVIGGLRIWAAQHPDVLLPDGSWAPSDESHAYEVLRLAVEYAGTCLLLLPLLAGAFVAGPLVAREFESGTYRLALTQSVTPAAWLRAKVVTAGVVAVAAALALIGVYRLGWGHVSGTYPSGWGDRGTYEGTGIVLVGYVLAAVAVGTLVGQLVRRTLLAMSVTGLVVGLVMFVLGSLRWSLLGVETITGPVSRATGPLLVPDGGLMMDTGLLTRDGHRIEQWSCYGPGDTPEECWAAKNVTGQYLDYHPQSHFWPTQLAETGILLALAALALLAAFRVLRARHP
- the mshD gene encoding mycothiol synthase; protein product: MTSDAAPALEPGRQINSYEELNPEQVTAVLDLLEAADRADGMHAVSEQGRLYLRHGRREGVRHFLLTVGPRLYGYAQLEETDPVEAPAAELVVHPSHRGRGHGRALGSALLDASGKRLRVWAHGGKSAARHLAQVLGLTLFRELRQLRRPLVPLDIPEPVLPEGVTVRTFVPGQDDAAWLAVNAAAFAHHPEQGSLTQRDLDDRMAEPWFDPKGFFLAEKDGRLVGFHWTKVHAEEQLGEVYVVGVLPDAQGGGLGKALTATGLRHLAAQTLPTAMLYVDADNTAAVTVYERLGFRTHEVDLMYRTES
- a CDS encoding bifunctional metallophosphatase/5'-nucleotidase, with protein sequence MAAKRSKQNRAGRRILVAGAGLATIGALVAAMPAGASQDDVSAAGASYGTNGKGWGRMVDVQLLSFNDLHGNLEPPAGSSGQVTQTNPDGTTTKIDAGGVEYLATHLRQARQGNRYSITAAAGDLIGASPLLSGLFHDEPTIGALNKLDLDVTSVGNHEFDEGARELARMQDGGCHPTAGCFVEGKKFGGADFPYLAANVTNEKTGKPLLDPYFIWEKDGVKIGFIGVTLEGTPNVVTAEGVKGLKFGDEVETINKYTKVLERKGVKSIVALVHEGGMPASASYNYNCDGDGDGDGEGVSGAIVDIAKNVSPQVDALVTGHTHQAYVCSIPDPSGKPRLVTSASSFGKLYTDTTLTYDRRTKDIVRTAVASANHVVSRDVPKAADITQLIEDWKTLAAPVANRPQGYIAADINGRGSTAYEKPLGDLIADAQLEGLAPADKGGAQVALMNPGGIRSDLVHKASGAEGDGVVTYGESFTVQPFTNMMNVVDLSGANLIAALKQQVSGSNLNSVKILQVSKGLTYTLDMTKTGADRVVDGTIKLNGAAIDPAKTYRVAMNEFLAGGGDGFPALATGTNKLVGASDLDVFNAYLAANSSASAPLAVPAADRITVVK
- a CDS encoding ABC transporter ATP-binding protein, with the translated sequence MSTTTALEAAGLGIRYGGRARPWALRDCSLTLPAGRVCALVGPNGAGKSSLLGLAAGLLRPTEGTITAPPRERLAYVAQDKPLHPRLTVADTLRMGRELNPGRWDGTAAREVLADELDPRALVRELSGGQRTRVALALALGKRPELLLLDEPMADLDPLARHRLMGLLMADAAERGTTVVMSSHILTELEGTCDHLLLLAGGRIRLAGDVDDLLAEHTLLTGPVADLAPHTVVDTRTTGRQLTALVRREGPLDGRWEAAEPTLEDLLLAHLRTVEGAAA
- a CDS encoding GntR family transcriptional regulator, coding for MLAYRIDRRSGVATYLQIVQQTKQALRMGLLEPGDRLPTAREVVEATAINPNTVLKAYRELEREGLVEARRGLGTFVRATLGTGPADSPLRGELADWTRRARAEGLGREDVAALFTSVLDTFYKGDDA